A region of Ictalurus furcatus strain D&B chromosome 1, Billie_1.0, whole genome shotgun sequence DNA encodes the following proteins:
- the dipk1c gene encoding divergent protein kinase domain 1C isoform X2, whose translation MCSCLPGSILSSGYSLCTVLHVHVGFLWVLWFPPTLQNVQCEEYQQGVLTGDLCEDLCVGGHVEYKRCLYYENGKKVMAASWRGVPVVLKSKLENFSSYEALALLEYQDTADDVGAEEELSPLDVVFYAALQIKNLLGLETGSNLTLPRLWGQKLKKRSQSYSRAELASLWALLQQEEYAFLRVMQDLTDHVAKVLGSCGHFYAVEYLAAGHAWDQNIFSLEEFSQSPKSEEGQTLTEIDMVPRVALSFLDMVDHFENDFSHHLHLCDIKPENFAIRKDLTVAAIDVDMTFFEPKMQDILEQNCTNDHDCNFFDCISKCDTKRNKCGSKRKNSNLQVICEKIFRSWFSPTLLGDKAGRPLQVELQQAVQDCAETEGGEDAERARNIRLHLKGLLTQLVQEDSANHQSRKQAHAKRRIHTALNF comes from the exons ATGTGTTCCTGCCTCcccggttcgatcctgagctcgggttactctCTGTGCACAGTTTTACATGTCCAtgttggtttcctctgggttctctggtttcctcctaccctCCAAAACGTACAG TGTGAGGAATACCAGCAAGGTGTGTTAACAGGTGACCTATGTGAAGACCTTTGCGTGGGCGGCCATGTGGAATACAAGCGCTGCCTCTACTACGAGAATGGAAAGAAGGTCATGGCGGCCAGCTGGCGAGGCGTGCCCGTCGTCCTCAAGTCCAAGCTCGAGAATTTCTCCTCCTATGAGGCTTTGGCTCTGCTGGAGTACCAGGACACAGCAGATGATGTCGGGGCTGAGGAGGAGCTGTCACCTCTGGATGTGGTGTTTTATGCAGCTTTGCAGATTAAGAACTTGTTGGGTCTGGAGACTGGGAGTAACTTGACGCTACCAAGGCTTTGGGGccagaaactaaaaaaaaggtCCCAGTCGTATTCGCGGGCTGAGCTGGCCTCGCTCTGGGCTCTGCTCCAACAGGAGGAATACGCCTTTCTTCGTGTAATGCAGGACCTGACGGACCACGTGGCCAAGGTCCTGGGCTCCTGCGGCCATTTTTACGCAGTGGAATATCTTGCTGCTGGCCACGCATGGGACCAGAATATCTTCTCGCTGGAGGAGTTCTCTCAGAGCCCAAAAAGTGAAGAAGGACAAACACTGACTGAGATAGACATGGTGCCTCGAGTTGCCCTGAGCTTCTTGGACATGGTGGACCACTTTGAGAATGACTTTTCTCATCACTTGCACCTTTGTGATATCAAACCGGAAAACTTTGCCATCAGGAAGGACCTGACG GTGGCAGCTATAGATGTGGACATGACCTTTTTTGAGCCCAAAATGCAGGACATTCTTGAGCAAAACTGCACCAACGACCATGACTGCAATTTCTTCGACTGCATCTCTAAATGTGACACAAAGAGAAACAAGTGTGGATCAAAACGCAAAAACAGCAACCTTCAG GTGATCTGTGAGAAGATCTTCCGCTCGTGGTTCTCTCCCACGCTGCTGGGGGATAAAGCGGGGCGCCCCCTTCAGGTGGAGCTCCAGCAGGCGGTGCAGGATTGTGcggagacagagggaggagaGGACGCAGAGCGCGCCCGGAATATAAGGTTGCACCTTAAGGGTCTCCTCACGCAACTCGTCCAGGAGGACTCGGCCAATCATCAGAGCCGAAAGCAAGCACACGCAAAACGCCGCATCCATACGGCACTCAATTTCTGA
- the tubb6 gene encoding tubulin, beta 6 class V: MREIVHIQAGQCGNQIGTKFWEVISDEHGIDPAGNYVGDSVLQLERINVYYNAASSHKFVPRAILVDLEPGTMDSVRSGTFGQLFRPDNFIFGQTGAGNNWAKGHYTEGAELVDSVLDIVRKECEHCDCLQGFQLTHSLGGGTGSGMGTLLISKIREEYPDRIMNTFSVMPSPKVSDTVVEPYNATLSVHQLVENTDETYCIDNEALYDICFRTLKLTTPTYGDLNHLVSATMSGVTTSLRFPGQLNADLRKLAVNMVPFPRLHFFMPGFAPLTARGSQQYRALTVPELTQQMFDAKNMMAACDPRHGRYLTVATVFRGPMSMKEVDEQMLAIQNKNSSYFVEWIPNNVKVAVCDIPPRGLKMASTFIGNSTAIQELFKRISEQFSAMFRRKAFLHWFTGEGMDEMEFTEAESNMNDLVSEYQQYQEATANDGEDAFDEDEEEVNE; the protein is encoded by the exons TTTTGGGAAGTCATAAGTGACGAACATGGCATTGACCCAGCAGGCAACTATGTGGGAGACTCGGTCCTTCAGCTGGAGAGAATTAATGTGTACTACAATGCGGCAAGCT CACATAAGTTTGTACCTCGAGCCATactggtggatctggagccggGGACGATGGACAGTGTCCGATCTGGGACATTCGGACAGCTCTTTAGACCTGATAATTTCATCTTTG GACAGACAGGTGCGGGGAATAACTGGGCGAAAGGGCACTACACAGAAGGAGCCGAGCTTGTGGACTCAGTGCTGGACATAGTGAGGAAGGAGTGTGAGCACTGCGACTGCCTCCAGGGCTTTCAGCTCACCCACTCGCTGGGAGGTGGCACTGGTTCAGGCATGGGCACGCTGCTCATCAGTAAAATCCGTGAAGAATATCCGGACCGCATCATGAACACCTTCAGTGTCATGCCCTCACCCAAAGTGTCCGATACAGTGGTGGAGCCTTATAACGCCACACTGTCTGTGCACCAGCTGGTGGAGAACACGGACGAGACGTACTGCATCGATAACGAAGCACTTTACGACATCTGTTTCCGCACACTCAAGCTCACGACACCAACGTATGGTGATCTTAATCACCTGGTTTCAGCCACCATGAGTGGAGTCACCACCTCGCTGCGCTTCCCTGGTCAACTGAATGCAGATCTCCGCAAGCTGGCTGTAAACATGGTTCCCTTCCCACGCCTGCACTTCTTCATGCCCGGTTTTGCCCCACTGACCGCTAGGGGGAGTCAGCAGTACCGTGCCCTCACCGTGCCTGAATTAACACAGCAGATGTTCGATGCTAAGAACATGATGGCTGCATGTGACCCGCGTCACGGCCGCTACCTGACTGTGGCCACCGTCTTCCGAGGCCCCATGTCCATGAAGGAAGTGGATGAGCAAATGCTCGCCATCCAGAACAAAAACAGCAGCTACTTTGTTGAGTGGATCCCCAACAACGTCAAAGTGGCTGTGTGTGACATCCCACCCAGGGGACTCAAGATGGCGTCCACTTTCATTGGCAACAGCACGGCTATCCAGGAGCTGTTCAAGCGTATCTCTGAGCAGTTCTCTGCTATGTTTCGACGAAAAGCCTTTCTGCACTGGTTCACCGGAGAAGGCATGGACGAGATGGAGTTTACAGAGGCCGAGAGCAACATGAACGACCTGGTGTCTGAGTACCAGCAGTACCAAGAGGCTACAGCCAACGATGGCGAAGATGCTTtcgatgaggatgaggaggaagtCAACGAGTGA
- the dipk1c gene encoding divergent protein kinase domain 1C isoform X1 translates to MFRAVCRAAGLGRGGLGLRWLRARVRRKSAVLFILLWLASWLFLNGLLFVHTTMFSDFCTDDKSRRILQRLCEEYQQGVLTGDLCEDLCVGGHVEYKRCLYYENGKKVMAASWRGVPVVLKSKLENFSSYEALALLEYQDTADDVGAEEELSPLDVVFYAALQIKNLLGLETGSNLTLPRLWGQKLKKRSQSYSRAELASLWALLQQEEYAFLRVMQDLTDHVAKVLGSCGHFYAVEYLAAGHAWDQNIFSLEEFSQSPKSEEGQTLTEIDMVPRVALSFLDMVDHFENDFSHHLHLCDIKPENFAIRKDLTVAAIDVDMTFFEPKMQDILEQNCTNDHDCNFFDCISKCDTKRNKCGSKRKNSNLQVICEKIFRSWFSPTLLGDKAGRPLQVELQQAVQDCAETEGGEDAERARNIRLHLKGLLTQLVQEDSANHQSRKQAHAKRRIHTALNF, encoded by the exons ATGTTCCGGGCCGTGTGCCGGGCCGCGGGTTTGGGCCGTGGAGGTCTCGGGCTGCGGTGGCTCAGGGCGAGAGTGCGGCGCAAGAGTGCTGTTCTCTTCATCCTGCTCTGGCTTGCCTCATGGCTCTTTCTCAACGGCCTGCTCTTCGTGCACACGACCATGTTTTCCGACTTCTGCACAGATGATAAGAGCAGGAGGATTCTCCAAAGACTG TGTGAGGAATACCAGCAAGGTGTGTTAACAGGTGACCTATGTGAAGACCTTTGCGTGGGCGGCCATGTGGAATACAAGCGCTGCCTCTACTACGAGAATGGAAAGAAGGTCATGGCGGCCAGCTGGCGAGGCGTGCCCGTCGTCCTCAAGTCCAAGCTCGAGAATTTCTCCTCCTATGAGGCTTTGGCTCTGCTGGAGTACCAGGACACAGCAGATGATGTCGGGGCTGAGGAGGAGCTGTCACCTCTGGATGTGGTGTTTTATGCAGCTTTGCAGATTAAGAACTTGTTGGGTCTGGAGACTGGGAGTAACTTGACGCTACCAAGGCTTTGGGGccagaaactaaaaaaaaggtCCCAGTCGTATTCGCGGGCTGAGCTGGCCTCGCTCTGGGCTCTGCTCCAACAGGAGGAATACGCCTTTCTTCGTGTAATGCAGGACCTGACGGACCACGTGGCCAAGGTCCTGGGCTCCTGCGGCCATTTTTACGCAGTGGAATATCTTGCTGCTGGCCACGCATGGGACCAGAATATCTTCTCGCTGGAGGAGTTCTCTCAGAGCCCAAAAAGTGAAGAAGGACAAACACTGACTGAGATAGACATGGTGCCTCGAGTTGCCCTGAGCTTCTTGGACATGGTGGACCACTTTGAGAATGACTTTTCTCATCACTTGCACCTTTGTGATATCAAACCGGAAAACTTTGCCATCAGGAAGGACCTGACG GTGGCAGCTATAGATGTGGACATGACCTTTTTTGAGCCCAAAATGCAGGACATTCTTGAGCAAAACTGCACCAACGACCATGACTGCAATTTCTTCGACTGCATCTCTAAATGTGACACAAAGAGAAACAAGTGTGGATCAAAACGCAAAAACAGCAACCTTCAG GTGATCTGTGAGAAGATCTTCCGCTCGTGGTTCTCTCCCACGCTGCTGGGGGATAAAGCGGGGCGCCCCCTTCAGGTGGAGCTCCAGCAGGCGGTGCAGGATTGTGcggagacagagggaggagaGGACGCAGAGCGCGCCCGGAATATAAGGTTGCACCTTAAGGGTCTCCTCACGCAACTCGTCCAGGAGGACTCGGCCAATCATCAGAGCCGAAAGCAAGCACACGCAAAACGCCGCATCCATACGGCACTCAATTTCTGA